From Primulina tabacum isolate GXHZ01 chromosome 2, ASM2559414v2, whole genome shotgun sequence, one genomic window encodes:
- the LOC142530308 gene encoding protein SUPPRESSOR OF MAX2 1A-like yields the protein MRAALSTIQQTLTSDAANVLNLSIAEAGRRNHGQTTPLHVAATLLASPTGFLRQACIRSHPNSSHPLQCRALELCFSVALERLPTAQNVSAQSTEPPISNALMAALKRAQANQRRGCPEQQQQPLLAVKVELEQLIISILDDPSVSRVMREASFSSPAVKSTIEQSINSSTTQSNHQHQINASNVNFGANFAGIVPRISSNPGLLSSPMAHISHVPNRNLYLNPRLQQGDAAQASTQKGEEVKRVLEIMARTKKKNPVLVGDTELESVVKELLRKIENQELGNDEILKNAQIISMDKDFVSDKNQIPVKIKELGGVIDSKIGAGGVILDLGNLKWLVEQPASSGLTQQQQMISEIGRAAIAEMANLLTRFEGGSKDNRLWLIGTATCETYLRCQVYHSTMENDLDLQAVPVASKSPLPGMFPRLGTERISCNPIESLNPLKATPTPLPALTRRVPENLDTTPQTAFCSQCSENYEKELAKLAAIEKSFSEAKQDATKTSLPQWMRNVELDSSDAKTTDQSLGKGQGSLSNHKTQELQKKWKDACLNLHPNFHQNKRLEKLAMPTLSMTSFLNPNLLSRPSFQPKLQTMKPIGETFQLNTTPVAIQQLAERENSRPGSPVQTELVLGRKKTDSVLEEAPENEAKDFISCISSEPHTKLFDKFADKLDADTYKKLLKGLMERAWWQAEAASSIASAISRCRLGNGKRRSGGSRGDIWLLFTGPDRVGKNKMASVLADQICGANPITICLGTRRNDGDLDVNFRGRTAMDRITEAIRRNPVSVILLEDIDEADMLVRGSIRRAIERGRLIDSHGREVGLGNAIFVLTGDWSTPDPELLRNGHFVDEKKLASTASGNWQLGLVLRDKSSKRRANWLHEEHGSVKSRKEMGSGLSLDLNLAASTDHDNYRTDGSNNSSDLTMHQEDDLGLANWPFSISSVPQELVNNVDDTILFKPVDSAFVTQEIKKTMSIKFAMTVDDKLSLEVEDDVVEKILGGLWHDRTSLEKWIENVLAPSFDQLKARLPFGDRSSLVARLVIESHSIDHGKSKTNGDWLPSSIIV from the exons ATGAGAGCTGCTTTAAGCACAATTCAACAGACCCTtacatcagatgcagcaaacgTTCTCAACCTTTCGATAGCGGAAGCCGGCCGCCGGAACCACGGTCAGACGACGCCGCTGCACGTGGCGGCCACCCTGTTGGCTTCCCCGACGGGTTTCTTGCGGCAGGCATGCATCCGTTCTCACCCCAATTCAAGCCACCCTCTTCAGTGCCGCGCGTTGGAGCTCTGCTTCAGCGTGGCTCTCGAACGACTCCCCACCGCCCAAAACGTGTCAGCTCAATCGACGGAACCGCCGATATCGAACGCCCTCATGGCGGCGCTCAAGAGGGCTCAAGCCAATCAACGGCGCGGCTGCCCcgagcagcagcagcagccgcTTCTCGCCGTGAAAGTGGAGCTGGAGCAGCTGATTATATCCATACTCGATGATCCCAGTGTCAGCCGTGTGATGAGGGAGGCAAGCTTTTCAAGCCCAGCTGTAAAATCCACCATAGAACAATCGATTAATAGCTCCACCACGCAATCGAACCATCAGCATCAAATTAATGCTAGTAATGTAAATTTTGGAGCTAACTTTGCAGGAATTGTACCGAGAATCTCTTCTAATCCAGGTCTATTATCATCTCCGATGGCACATATTTCCCATGTGCCGAATCGGAACTTGTACTTGAACCCACGGCTGCAGCAGGGCGATGCAGCGCAGGCATCCACTCAGAAGGGTGAAGAAGTGAAAAGGGTTTTGGAAATAATGGCAAGAACCAAGAAAAAGAACCCGGTATTGGTGGGCGATACCGAACTTGAATCCGTCGTGAAGGAATTATTGAGAAAGATAGAAAATCAAGAACTGGGAAATGATGAGATTCTGAAAAATGCTCAGATAATCTCTATGGACAAAGATTTTGTATCTGATAAGAATCAGATACCAGTGAAGATCAAAGAATTAGGAGGCGTGATTGATAGCAAGATTGGGGCTGGAGGGGTGATTCTTGACTTGGGTAATTTGAAATGGCTTGTGGAGCAGCCTGCGAGTTCTGGTTTGACACAGCAACAGCAAATGATATCTGAAATTGGAAGGGCTGCCATAGCCGAAATGGCGAACTTATTGACCCGATTTGAAGGTGGAAGTAAGGATAATAGGCTTTGGTTGATTGGAACTGCAACATGTGAGACTTACTTGAGGTGTCAAGTTTATCATTCAACCATGGAAAATGATTTGGATCTGCAAGCAGTGCCGGTTGCTTCGAAATCGCCTCTTCCTGGAATGTTTCCCAG ACTTGGAACCGAGAGGATTTCATGCAATCCGATTGAGTCTTTGAATCCTCTGAAGGCAACTCCAACTCCATTGCCTGCTTTAACAAGGCGTGTACCTGAGAACTTAGATACTACTCCACAAACTGCCTTTTGTTCTCAATGTTCAGAAAATTACGAGAAAGAGCTGGCTAAACTTGCTGCAATCGAGAAATCATTTTCCGAAGCTAAGCAAGACGCCACAAAGACATCTTTACCACAATGGATGCGAAACGTTGAACTTGATAGTAGTGATGCTAAAACAACTGATCAGTCACTG GGGAAGGGACAAGGGTCGCTTTCAAATCATAAGACTCAAGAACTTCAGAAGAAATGGAAGGATGCTTGCTTGAATCTTCATCCGAACTTTCATCAGAATAAACGTTTAGAAAAACTTGCTATGCCTACTCTCTCAATGACGAGTTTCTTGAATCCGAACTTGCTCTCACGTCCGTCATTCCAGCCGAAATTGCAGACTATGAAACCCATAGGGGAAACTTTTCAGCTCAACACAACTCCGGTAGCGATCCAACAACTTGCAGAACGCGAGAATAGCCGTCCAGGAAGTCCAGTGCAGACAGAGCTTGTTCTTGGAAGAAAAAAGACTGATAGTGTACTCGAAGAAGCTCCTGAAAATGAGGCAAAAGATTTTATCAGTTGCATCTCTTCTGAACCGCATACTAAGTTGTTCGATAAGTTTGCCGATAAATTGGACGCTGATACATACAAAAAACTCCTAAAGGGCCTAATGGAGAGAGCATGGTGGCAAGCAGAAGCAGCCTCGTCTATTGCTTCAGCAATTTCACGTTGCAGATTAGGCAATGGAAAGCGTCGGAGTGGTGGATCGAGGGGCGATATTTGGTTATTATTCACAGGACCGGACCGAGTTGGTAAGAATAAGATGGCTTCTGTTTTGGCTGACCAGATATGTGGTGCCAATCCAATAACAATATGTCTAGGCACGAGAAGGAACGATGGAGATTTGGATGTGAACTTCCGTGGGAGAACAGCGATGGATCGCATTACAGAGGCCATTAGAAGGAATCCTGTTTCGGTGATTTTGCTGGAGGATATCGATGAAGCAGATATGTTGGTTCGTGGGAGCATAAGACGTGCGATCGAGAGAGGCAGGCTCATCGATTCTCATGGTCGTGAAGTCGGTCTTGGAAATGCCATATTTGTTCTTACAGGAGATTGGTCGACACCTGATCCCGAATTGTTGAGAAATGGACATTTTGTAGATGAAAAGAAGCTAGCCTCCACAGCAAGTGGAAACTGGCAGTTGGGACTGGTTTTAAGAGATAAAAGTTCGAAAAGACGAGCAAATTGGTTGCACGAAGAACATGGATCGGTGAAATCGAGGAAAGAAATGGGATCTGGCCTCTCTCTCGACCTAAATCTTGCGGCATCCACTGATCATGATAATTATAGAACAGATGGATCTAACAATTCGAGCGATCTCACGATGCACCAGGAGGACGATCTTGGCCTCGCGAACTGGCCATTCTCTATTTCATCGGTGCCTCAGGAACTCGTCAATAATGTTGATGATACCATATTATTCAAGCCAGTTGACTCGGCTTTTGTCACTCAGGAGATCAAGAAAACAATGTCCATTAAATTTGCCATGACTGTTGATGACAAATTGTCTTTAGAAGTCGAAGATGATGTTGTGGAAAAGATCTTAGGTGGGCTATGGCATGACCGGACCAGTCTCGAAAAATGGATTGAAAATGTTTTGGCACCGAGCTTCGATCAACTGAAGGCACGTCTCCCATTCGGCGACAGGAGTAGCTTGGTTGCTCGTCTGGTGATCGAGTCACATTCGATTGACCATGGCAAGAGCAAGACTAATGGAGATTGGCTGCCTAGTAGCATCATAGTATAA